Genomic segment of candidate division TA06 bacterium:
CTTGCGTTCGTTGATGTGGTTGGGCATATCAGTGTGGATCCACCTGCTCACAACTTCGGCGTGATCCGCACGGGCGAGAAAAAGAAGGTTACTCTTGCAATTACCAGCAACGATAAGACGACATTCAAGATAACGCGTGTCGAAAATGGATGCGAACAGGTTTCCGTTAGCCTGACTGAGGTGCGGCCAGGTGCACGATATGAGCTTACAGTGGAAACAAAGCCTGATGCCCCGGTAGGGAGGCTACGGGGAACTGTCAAATTGTACACAGATGACCCGAATCAACCTGAGATGAAAGTAAAGTTATACGGTAAGGTTCAGAACTAGTTTGAGGCGAGCCTTGCTCAGCCCTTTACCCGGCCGGCCTCATTTGTGCCAGCCCCCCAATTTTACATGGAACGGCGAAGGATGAATAGATTCATCACAAGAAAGATTTTGGAACTGCAGAAGATTGTTCAATATTGAGCCATGTTGAACCGGGGATGGGCGTGTGAGAGGGGGGATTGAACGGGGAGCGGCGGTGAAGAGAGGGTGTGCCGGCCCACTCTTTTTGGTTCTTGAATTCCTAGATGTTTGGATTCAACCGTTGACAGGGAGAGGGATTATTGACGAAACTGGTGGATGCGCTTCTGGGTATTTTGGTCAATTCGTGGGATGTCCTTGTTGATTCTGGTGTATATGTCATATTTGGGCTTGCCATTGCAGGGCTGATCAACGCATTCCTTGGTGAAAAAAAGATTAGTGAAAACCTTGGAAGAAAGAGCTTCAAGTCAGTTCTGCTTTCATCTCTTTTTGGAATTCCTCTTCCCCTATGTTCTTGTGGAGTTGTTCCCACCGCGGTCTCTCTTTACAAGAAAGGCGCATCCAAGGGCGCGACTGTATCCTTTCTTGTTTCAACCCCCGAGACCGGCGTCGATTCGATTGCAATAAGTTGGGCACTTCTTGACCCTCTGATGACAATAGCAAGGCCGATTGCCGCGTTTCTTACTGCAATGCTGACTGGTTCATTCGAAAACCTCTTTGGCGAGAATGGGTCAAGAAAAGAAATCGATTCAGAGCATGTCTGCATTGTGTGTGGAGAGGAAAAAGTCCGGACGTCTCATCATCACGGTTTTGGTGCAAAAGTAACAGGCGGAATGAAATATGCGTTTGGAGAGTTGCTTGGTGACATATCGAAGTGGTTTCTAATAGGCATGATTATCGCTGGCGCAATTACTTACTTCGTTCCAGAAGGTCTCATAACCGAGCAGGCCGGCTATGGCTGGCCTACTATGCTCTTAATGGCGCTTGTAGGCATACCGCTGTACATGTGTGCCACATCTTCAACCCCGATTGCGGCCGCACTCATTGCCAAAGGGGTGAGCCCGGGTGCAGCGCTTGTCTTTCTTCTGACAGGGCCCGTCACCAATGCCGCGTCACTCACTGTGGTCGCGAAATTTCTAGGAGTGAGAGCTACAGTCGTCTATCTCGTTTCGATTTTTGCTTCTTCTCTACTCTTTGGCTGGGGTTTGAACTGGATATATAGAATATCCGGATTGGATGCCGTATCCATAGTAGGGAAAGGCGCTGAGCTGATTCCTTTCTGGCTCAAGGTGGGTGGAGGTTTAGGTTTGTTGCTGCTTATGGTAAACAGCATGATACAGCTGAGAAAGGAAAGAACCTGCGAGAACCACGGATGACAGGAGGAATGACATGTCAGAAATATCAAAGCTGAGAGCAAGGGAGATTCTGGATTCCAGGGGGAATCCGACTGTCGAGGTTGATGTCGAATTGAAAAGCGGAGTAAGGGCGACTGCTTCGGCTCCATCCGGGGCTTCTACAGGAAAGCATGAGGCAGTTGAATTGAGGGACAAAGACCCGCAAAGGTACTTCGGAAAAGGGGTGATGAAAGCAGTTTCCAATGTCAATGAGAAGATAAATGAAGCGATAGTCAAGAAGCCTTTTGAGAATCCTGACGAAATAGACCGGTTGCTCCTGGAGCTGGACAAGAGCAAGGAAAAGAACAAGTCAACCATCGGTGCTAATGCCACCTGTGCTGTTTCAATGGCGGTGAGAAAGGCAGTGGCGGCCGAGAGAGATATTGAACTTTTCGGACTGTTTTCAGAAACAGGTCCGATGTTACTTCCTGTGCCCATGATAAACATAATAAACGGCGGCCGACACGCAAGTAGCAGCCTCGATGTTCAGGAGTTCATGGTCGTACCGGATGGAGCAAGTACCTTCTCTCTTGCCATCAGGATGGCTTCAGAGATATTTCATGCTCTCAAGTTGGAATTGGAAAATCGGGGGCTTTCCACGCTGGTTGGAGACGAAGGCGGCTTTGCGCCTGATCTGGAATCAAATCAGCAGGCACTGGACCTTGTTACCCTGGCCATTGAGAAAGCGGGATATGAAGCAGGAAAAGATGCTCATATAGCTATAGATGTTGCAGCCAGCGAACTGTATGAATCAGACAAGTACGTGTTCAGGTGGTCGGATGGGAGCAGCAAGGGTTCAGATGAAATGATACATGTATACGAGAAGTGGATCGATGGTTATCCAATAATTTCGATCGAAGATGGGCTGGCAGAGGATGACTGGAAGGGTTGGAAAAACATGACCGAGGTCCTGGGGAAGAAGGTGCAGCTCGTCGGCGACGACATCTTTGTCACCAATACGAAAAGACTGGAGAGAGGTTTTGCAGAGGGAATTTGCAACAGCGTATTGGTCAAGGTAAACCAGATAGGTACTGTCATGGAGGCCCATGAGGTTGTGAAAGCTGCTTTCGACCACGGATACAATGTGGTTGTCTCCCACCGATCAGGAGAAACCGAGGATTCCACCATCGCAGATCTTGCGGTGGGATGGGCGGCCTGTCAGATCAAATCAGGCTCCACATGCAGAAGCGAAAGACTCGCAAAGTACAACAGGATCCTCCGAATTGAAGACAGACTCGGGACCGAAGCCAAGTACTGCGGCAAACACAAGAACCCATATGAGAGGTTCTCCAATTGGAGAAAGTCCTCAAGAAGCTGAGAAAAGACGCCTTCCTCATCTTTGAGGCCGGGTTGAGCGCGGTCTCCGCAAAAGATGCTGTTGAGAAAGCTCTGATCCTTGAGAATGGAATGCTCAGGGTTCGCGAGCGCGAATACAACTTGAGCAGCTACGCGAGGATCTATCTGCTCGGTGGAGGCAAGGCCTCGGCCGATATGGTCGCTGCTCTTCACGAAGTCCTCGGAGATACGATAGCCGGGGGTGTAGTGAGCGTTCCTCATGGCCAGGGTGGAAAGGCCGGGAAGGTCCGATTGCTTGAGGCTTCTCATCCCGAGCCTGACCAGAGTGGGGTGGAAAACACCAGGGAGATTCTCAGGGTGGCAGGGCAGGCAGGCAGAGACGACCTGGTCTTTTGCGTCATATCCGGTGGAGGTTCGTCCCTTCTAATTGCACCTCCGGATGGCATTTCCCTTGCGGACATTGTCGAAATGAACAAAGCACTCCTCATGTGTGGTGCAGACATTAAGGAGATCAACACCATAAGGAAGCATGTCTCGACAATAAAAGGCGGGAGGCTGGCACGGAAGATCTATCCAGCATCGCTGGTCACACTTGTCGTCTCCGATGTTGTTGGAGATGACCTTGCGTCTATTGCCTCAGGACCGACAGTCCCGGACACAACCAGCTATGGAGAGTGTCTGGGGATTGTAGAGAAGTATGGCCTGTGTGGTCGTATTCCGGATGCGGTGATCCAACACCTCCAGAGGGGAGCTGATGGTATGGTGGAGGAGAGTGTCGGAGACGGGGACGAAGCATTCAAGAATACACATTCAATAGTGGTAGCCAGTAACTCCACAGCAGTAAAGGCTGCTTCGGCCAGGGCAAAAGAGATGCGATATGGAGTGGTTTCAATGTCCAGCTCTGTGGTGGGTGACACCCATGACGCGGCTCACTCTCATGTTCGACTTGCGAAGAAGGTTTTGACGAAAAATGATCCAGTCGCACCCCCTGCTTGCATCATATCAGGAGGGGAAACGACCGTGAAGGTGAGGGGTCATGGGAAGGGTGGGAGGAACCAGGAGTTCGTCCTCAGCGCCGCGGCTGAGATAGAAGGTCTGCCAATTGCTGTGCTTAGCATGGGGACAGACGGGATCGACGGGTTGACTGATGCAGCCGGAGCCATCTGCGATGGAAAAACTATGGCTAGAGCAAGGGAGCTTCAATTGGAAGCGACCTCGTATCTCAACAATAACGATTCATACAATTTCTTTGCACGACTTGGAGACCTGGTGATGACCGGTCCTACCGGAACAAACGTTTCGGATATACATATCATTATAATCGGAAAACCCACCTGAAGTCAAATCACAAAATCCAAGCACCAAATTCCAATTTCCAAACAAGTGACGGTTCGAGTTTGTGATTTCGTGCTTGGTCCTTGGGATTTCGAGCATGGGTCTTAAGTGTGAGTCGCTCTTAAGTGACTCACGAGCCTTTTCAGCCATCCTGATGTTCGATAGGTGCTCGATATCGGCACACTTTTTGCAGTTATATCACTATTAAACGGAAGCAAAGAAGGAAGGGGCCATTTATGCTTTGTTGTAAACCTATGGCTATCTACTGGCAATATATACCCTTATCTGAAGAAGACCGTATCCTCAAATCTATGTGCACCTGCTAACCCGCTCAAGCAGGAGGTTGCCATGAGCATCAAGATGAATCATGCTGTAATGCCTTGTTACAGCAGCAGAACCGTGAGGAGACTCCTGATGCGGCTGTTCCTTCTCACGTCTGTCGTCGTATTGGTTGTACTAGCCTACGCCTCGAAGGCGAATGGCGAGCAGTACAAGTTGATTTCATATGGCGAAGGTGCGGTGGAAGAGCCGCGCTACCGGATGTTCAGCGAGCAAACGGGCTGGTCAAATGAACTCTCGGCTCTCCCTGTTGGCGGGGCCATCAAGTGGACTGTTCTAAGGGCCTGTCCAAAAAGGCACGAGGCCATACTTGGAGTCATCAGTGCAAAGGACAACCTCCATGTACAGGTCTGGAATGGCTCAGAATGGTCCAATCTCATAGAACTGGTTCCTACCTTCCCCTCCAGTGATTCAAGATTTTTTGACATAGCCTATGAGTCTCAGAGCGGAAATGCCATCGTAGTGTATGGTATTCCTGGTAGCAGGGACCTCTGCTTCAGAATATGGGATGGAACTTCTTGGTCAGAAGAAAATACTACAGTACTACCGGGAAAGGGTGCCCATCCACAATGCTGGTTTGTGCTGGTACCCGACGCCTACTCGAACGAGATTGTTCTCTTCTGTCAGAGCGAGAACAAGAAGCTCCAGGCGTCTGTGTGGGATGGAGAGTCGTGGGGGAATTCTCTGGGAGACATTGACAAATCAAAACGTACAGAGCATATTTCCTTGGGGGCATGCCGTCAGAGCCAATCAGGAAATGTCATCGCTGTCTGGATTCCTGATAAGGGAAGAAACGTGAAATACATTGTCTGGGATGGCTCCGGTTGGACAAAAAAACAAGAGTCAGGGGATCTACCTGACGGTGTAGACGGAACGATGCTTGAAATCAGTGCGGACCCGGGAAGTGACAGGGTCATGGTCGGAGTCGGAGATACTGATGGCGACCTGGCCGTGGCCATGTCTTCTGGCTTTGGCTTCGGTGGTTTTCAGAAAGTCGCAGACAATTGCAGGGCCGTAGGAAAGAAGAGAAGCTGGGATCTCATGTTTGAGAGCCAGAGTGGAAACGGGCTGCTGGTCTACGCCGATGCGGGTGATAATCATCTCAGATATAAGACATATGAACAAGATTGGAGCGTTGAACAAACAGGTCCCCTGCTGAACGACAAAATCAACCTGCTTCATGTACAAAGAGATGCTTTTGGCGATGGGGCCGTTATACTTTCTCTTGGTGAGACAAAGCACATCGAGAGTATGTTGTGGAACGGCAGCCATTTCTCGCGTCCCCAGGAATTGGAGACTGATGCTAGCAACAACCTCTATAGGCCGCTTGACGTAGCATACGTGGAAGATTTCGTTCCTTTCGTTTCTGTTCTCTCGCCGAATGGCGGTGAGGCCTGGGGTGTGGGCGAACTCCACGATATAGCATGGCAGATTTCAGAGCCGGCCCTTGCCGAGTCAGTGAATGTCTATCTTTCCACCGACAGAGGGTTAACCTGGCAGGATCTGGCTCTGGGTGTGAAGGGGGATTCATCCATTGAATGGGAAATCCCAAATGCCATCTCAGATTTGTGCCTGGTTCGAGTAGAAGCATACAGAGATGGCGTCCCCTTCAGCGTGGATGAAAGTGACAACACCTTCAGCATAATAGACAATACACCCCCAAGTGTTAGTGTGATATTCCCCAATGGTGGGGAGACATTCCAGGTAGGGGATACCTGTCTCATATCCTGGACAGCATCCGATGACGTGGGTGTTTGCCATGTAGATATATACTACTCCAACAATGGAGGCTTTTCTTGGAACACAATTTCCGTGAGCGAGGTGAACGATTCTGAATATGAATGGGTTGTTCCGAATACGGCTTCAGAATTCTGTCTGGTGAAAATAGAAGCCTTCGATGCTGGGTTGAATATGTCTTTTGACATAAGCGATTCCTTGTTCACCATTTATGACCCTACAGGTGTAGTGGAAGGTGCTCGGGCAGGCGCGGTTCCCAGAGAGTTCGTGCTGTTTCAGAACGAACCGAATCCTTTCCATGCCACTACGACTGTGAAGATAATGGCTCCTGATTACGGTTCGATCAATCTGTCCATTTACGACTGCAGCGGGCGACTGGTAAACGAGTTGGCGCGCGAGACGGGGCCAGGAGTTGCCCGGTTGGTCTGGGATGGAAGAGATTCTTCAGGTCACCTGGTGCCAACGGGGATGTACTTCTATCGTCTCCGCGCAGAGACCTCAAATGGTACTTACGTAGCAACCAGAAAGATGGCGGTTCTCAGATAGTCTGAGTCGTTGTTGTCTGTGCCAGAGACGGCCGGCCTTCCAGGATTTCTGGAAGGCCCACCTTTTTAACATCGAAGATCCAAGATCTCAGATCTAAGATTGGTAATGCAAAGATTGCTCTGCCACTGCATCGCTGAGGATGGCACGTCCTGTTTGTAGTCGGGGAAGGGCAGGGCCTCTGTAATTTGCACTCTGTGCTTCCCTCGGGGTAACTGTTTTTCCATTGACAAAACCTATGGGATGAGATATACTGACTGACGAGTCTGAACTTGAACCAATCAGTCATAATTGTGACCGATTGGTTCTTGCTGTAGGTAGGAAACATAAATGAAGATCTCCAGGAAGGAAAGGGAACGGGAAGTTCGAAAGCAGGAGATTCTTGCTGCAGCCAAGGCACTCTTCGCCAAGGAGGGGTACCATGGCGCGGCTCTAGATGAGATTGCATTGCGAGCTGAGTTTTCCAAGGCAAGTCTTTATACGTATTTCAAGGACAAAGAGGACCTGTTCTATGCAGTGCTCGAGGACGGAATGGACAGGCTGTTGGAAAAGGTGAGAGAGATAGCAAATCAAGAGTTGCCACCTCTGTCCAAACTGGAACTGATGGTTAAAGGCGTAGTGGAGTACCTGGAGGATGATCGCGACTTTTTCAGGGTTTTCAACCCAGAGAGGGTGAGGATGACTGACATGCGGGACGCGCACTTGAACAAGAGAATCCTTCCCAAACTGAACGCGTTCGTTGAGGTTGCAGCGCTTGTTGTGAAGGAAGGGATAGACCAGGAAAAGATAAAGAAGGTGGACCCGCTTGAGGTGGCGAACCTCCTGTTCGGGATGATACACTCGGTTGTGGCTCAGTGGCTTTTGGAAGGAGCCAAGGAACCACTGGCAGAAAGGTCGAAAGTCATTCTGGATGTATTTCTGGGTGGTATCCAGTCGAGAAAGGGGAGGAAATGAACCAATTTCTGCTGTGTTTTACCATTCTATCTCTCGTTGCGTCACTTGGGGGGAGCCTTGAGGCTCAACAACCAATGGCTCTGACACTGGATAGAGCAATTGACATGTGCCTTAGCAGAAACTGGGAGGTCAAAGCCGGTTTGCATAAGGTGGCCGAGGCAGAGGGAGGAGTCATCTCTGCTCGAGCAGGGTTCATGCCCACCCTCAACCTCAGAGGAAGCTATACCCGCCTTTCAGAGATTCCAAGTCTTGACATGGAGACACCAATCCTCGGCATGCAACAGGTTCCGGTATTCGGGCCGATGGGAGACACCATAGGATACACCTACACACTTGACTTTGTGGGCATGGAAAAACTGGGTTTCGATATGGGTGAGGAGGATAACTATCTAGCAAGTGTGGGCGTCACACAACCCATTTTCACCTGGGGGAGGACGCTGAACGGATACTGGCTGGCCAAACACAACTTGAATGCTTCAAGAGAGGACTACAGAAAGAAGAAGCAAAACGCCGTCTTCAGTGTGATAACTTCATTTTACTCTGTTCTGGTGGGCAGGGAGTTCTTGAAGCTGACTGAGGAGAGCTATGCTCAGGTTGCCAGGCATGCAGAATCCGCGGCCAGGCTCTACAGGGAGGGGAAGGCGTCAAGGCTGGATCTGATGAGGGCCAACGTGGCCAGAGACAATATGAAACCACAGCTTTTAAAGGCAAGAAACTCGGTCGAGCTTGCTATCGATGGACTGAAACTGGCAATTGGTCTCGATGCAGTGAAGCAGGTGGAGATCAAAGGTGAGCTGCTCTATGAGCCCGCGGAGTACAACTTCGAGGAGAACCTCTCTGCAGCCACGATATACCGTCCGGACCTATTGGCTGCGAAAGAAAGAAAGAAGATGGCAAGTAAGGCTTTTGCCATTGCACAGGCCGGTAACAAACCTACTATTGTGGCCAGAGCAAACTATGACTACAAGAAGCCATACAACTTCAAGAACGACTGGGGCACAGACTGGAGCGCGACAGTTGCTCTATCCTTCCCGATCTTCAGCGGGTTCTCCACCATGGGTGAGTCGAGAAGAGCCAAAGCCCAGCTTGAACAGGCAGAGGTAGCTGAAGGTGGTTTGAAGGCACTTGTCGAGCTGGAGGTGAAGTCCGCGTATCTTGCCCTGAAGGAGGCCGAAGAATCTATCAAATCGCAGAAGAAAAATATCGAAGAGGCTGAAGAAGCGTACCGGATCGCCGAGGAACAGTTTGAAAACGGACTATTGAGCAACATCGAGTACCTGGACACTCAACTCGCATTGTCACAGGCCAAGGCCAACTATGTCAAAGCATTGGGAGAGTTCAATATCGCAAGGGCAGCTCTGGATAGAGCTGTGGGGAAGGACTACTAGAAAGGAGAGTCTCAGGTATGAAAAAGACAGTGATATGGATAATAGTCGCCGCATTCATTCTACTGATAGGCTACAGGGTTGTGCAGAGAGTTGGGCAAAGGAGAGCATCGGGTCTGATTGAAGAGAAAAGAAGTGTTCCTGTACGAGTGATGGAGGTCACCAGGGCTTCCATAAGGGAGATTCTTTCATTCACAGGAGACATCAAGGGAAAAGAGCAGGTGAATGTCTATTCTGAGGTGCCGGGCAGGATAAGATCCTATGCAGTGAGGGAAGGACAATGGGTTAAGAAAGATGGGCTCTTAGCCACAGTAGATAGAGGCATAACCGGACTGGAATTTGAACCGGCGAAGATTCGTTCTCCCATAGGAGGAATTGTGGGTAGAGTTTTTCTTGATATTGGCGATGTAGTTGCCCCACAGGTGCCGGTTGCACTGGTGGTCAGAATGAACAAGGTTGAAGTAACCATCAATGTTGTTGAAAGGGATATTCCGAAGGTAAAAACCGGGCTGCAAGCATCCATAAAGGTTGATGCATATCCAGATATGAGCTTTGAAGGGAAAGTGACGATGATGAGTCCGGTCGTGGACCCCATCTCAAGGACTTCCAGGGCGGAGATAACCGTTGACAATAGAAAAGGATTTCTGAAGCCCGGGATGTTCGCGCGGGTTGACCTTGTAGTGAGAGAGGAGAAGAATACTGTGGTTGTGCCTGCAGATGCCGTGCTTGGAAGGATAGAGCGCTATGCATTCGTCGTTGAGCAGGGGAAAGCGGTGAGAAAACCGGTCAGCCTGGGCATTCGTGAGAATAACCGCGTGCAGGTGATAGAAGGCTTGGATGCCAGTGATACCCTCGTTGTAGTGGGACAGCGTGTAGTAGATGATGGTGAAGAGGTAACGATAGTGGTGGAGTAGTCGAGCATGAAACTCTCTGAGTTCGCAGTACACAGGCCCGTTACCACTTTGATGATTTTTGCCGGGATACTTCTTCTGGGAATCATATCCTTGATCAGGCTTCCATTTGAGTTGATGCCTGACATAAGTACGCCCGCCGTCAGTGTGGTAACTCCGTACTCCGGAGCCGCTGCCGTAGACGTGGAGAAACGGATTACTGAAGTTGTAGAGTCTGCGATGTCAACGGTATCGAATGTGAAAGAGCTCAAATCAATTTCGAAGGAGGGGCTATCCGTCGTCACACTGATGATGAACTTCGGGGCAAATATCGATGAGGCTTCCAACGACATAAGGGATAAGCTTGATTGGGTGAAGCCTTACTTGCCCGATGACGCGGGCACGCCCACCATTTTCAAGTTTGACCTCTCAGACTATCCCATATTCTTCCTGGGAGTGAGCGCCACAGAGAGCTATTTTGACCTTCACCAGATAATCGAAAAGAGGGTGGTGGACCCCTTGAAGCGCATCCAGGGGGTCGGAGCCATCAACATATTTGGTGGATTGGAAAGGCAGATAAATGTCAGAGTGGACAGGAATCGTCTGGCCGGATACAGCCTCAGCATCGAAGCAATTGAGATGGCTTTGAAAGCAGCAAACTTTGGCGAACCTGCAGGGAATCTGAGAGTAGGAAGACTTGACTACATGGTGAGGGTTCCAGGAGATTTCGTTTCTATCGACGAAGTAAGCAGTGTGGTGGTGGGTCGGCGCGTAGGTGGATCCATTCGCCTGTCAGACGTTGCCACGGTTGAAGACGGGTTCAAAGAGGAAAAGAGTAAGGTCAGGGTAATGGGCAAGCCAGGGCTTATGGTCATAATCCAGAAACGGAGCGGTGTTAACACGGTCGAAGTGGCAAGAGCTGTGCGATCAAAACTTGAGTCCCTTAGAAAAGAGCTGCCGCCTGATGTGGAAGTATCAACCATAATGGACGCCTCTGAATTCATAGAGGACTCTCTCAAGGACCTGACCACTACTATTCTCTGGGGAGCACTGTTTGTCGTTCTGATCGTTTTCTTTTTCCTGAGACATGTGGGGGGTTCCTTTATCATAACTCTCACCATTCCTTTCTCGATTGTCCTCGGTTTCATCTTTCTCTACTTCAGAGGATTCACGATAAATCATATGTCACTCACCTCACTAGCCATCGCCATAGGAATGGTTGTGGATAATGCGGTTGTCATACTGGAGAACATATTCAGACATACCGAGGAAGGACACAAACCGGAGAGTGCGGCCATTGAAGCAAGCTACGAGGTTGGCAGAGCGGTGGCAGCCTCAACGGCTACCACGGTCGCCATATTCGTGCCGTTGATTTTCATCGGCGGTGTCATCGGTATTATGTTCAAACAACTTGCCTATGTGGTTATCATAGTTTTGAGCGCTTCCCTTTTCACTGCTCTGACACTGACTCCCATGCTCTCTTCGCGGATATTCAGGAATGTGGGAAAAAACCGAGATTCCGTTGGAAGATATCGGCGTTTCTATGAAAAGACCGAGCAGGGTTTCAGGAATTTCACTGACAGGTATCGTTCTCTGCTGGAATGGTCGCTTGATCACAAGAGAGTAGTGGTTATTCTGGCAGGTCTTATTTTTGCATTCAGTCTGTTGCCCGTGTTCATTGGTTTGATCGGGACTGAGTTCTTCCCCGAGATGGACCAGGGAGAAGCGAGAGGCAGTATCGTTTTACCTGTTGGCTTGTCAGTTGACGAAACCGATTCATTGGTCAGAAAGATTGAGAAGATCATAGAAGACAACGTTCCTGAGAGAACGGTGAGCTTAGTCCGGATGGGGCAGTCTGAATCTGGGTTCGCTTCCATCATGGGCAGAGAAGGTCCAAACATAGGCGAGTTCTTGATTGAACTTGTGGACAAGGATCAGCGGGATCGCTCATCTGCTGAGATTGCAGAGTCCCTGGAAGAATTGGCAAAGGACCTAGCGGGGGCGGAAGAGGTCAACTTCACAACTGAAGACCCCCTGATGCAGCTTCTTTTTGGGGGTGCCGGGGCCATTACGATTGAACTGTATGGATACGACATTACGGAGTCGGATTCTCTGGCTCAAGTTCTGAAGTCGGGGATGGAGAAGATCCCAGGTGTCTATGGTGTGACAGTGTCCAGGGAGAAAGGCAAGCCTGAGCTACAGGTTAAGATTGATAGAGAAAAGGCGGCAGCACTTGGTCTATCAGTATCCCAGATAGCTTCAACCATTAGAAAGAACTTCTACGGTACTGTCTCAACTGCGTACCGTGAGGCAGGAGAACAGCATGATATCTTCGTCAGATTGTCTGACAGTGACCGTGAGTCTGTATTTGATCTCGAGAACATATTCGTAACGACTTCGCTGGGGACAAGAGTTCCTATTTCCAATCTCGCAGTACTGGAAGAAGGTGTGGGTCCGGTGGAGATAGAACGGAAGAATCGAGAAAGGGTCGTAAGAATACAGTCGGGCCTGCGTGGAAGACCTCTCGGGGACGTGGCTAACGATCTTCGACGGTTCCTCGCGCAGGTCAAGTTGCCTGAAGGTTATGCTACCAGCGTGAGCGGAAGCATTGAACAACAGGCTACCGCTTTCAGGAATCTCTTCGTTGCATTGATTTTGGGAATGATACTTGTTTACATGGTGATGGCTGCGCAGTTTGAGTCTTTTGTGGACCCGTTCGTTGTCATCTTCTCTGTTCCTTTTGGAATAGTGGGAGTGATATGGTTCCTGTTGCTGACCGGCAAGACGCTTAATCTCATGTCATTCATAGGTATGGTGATGCTCGTGGGTATTGTGGTCAACAATTCGATCGTACTTGTTGACTATACCAATTTATTGAGGAAGAGGGGGATGGAATTGCGTGAAGCGGTGCTGAGGTCCGGGCAGACGAGGCTCAGGCCAATTCTCATGACCGCACTGACCACCGTTTTCGCTCTGGTGCCTCTTGCCCTGAGCAAAGGGGAGGGTGCCGAGATCTGGAATTCTCTCGCCGTGGCAGTGATAGGAGGGCTGCTTTTCTCCACCATGATTAGCCTTGTCCTCGTACCTACCCTCTACGCCATATTCGAAGAGAGAGCAAAACCCACCGATGAAAACGAAAATCGAAGTCGTGTTGTGTGAAATACTTCGTAATTCACAGTTTGCAGTTAGTAATCTCAGAAAAGTCCAAAACTCCACGCCTGTCCCCAATACTACACCGCGGAGCCCCAGCAACTCTCGCTTCAGCTAATGAACGACTGAAAACTGGGGAAACTCCACTTTAGCTTCCCTGTCGCCGCAATACAATAATGTCAGTGTTTCGCAAATACGAAATGTCAGGTAGAC
This window contains:
- a CDS encoding permease; its protein translation is MVDALLGILVNSWDVLVDSGVYVIFGLAIAGLINAFLGEKKISENLGRKSFKSVLLSSLFGIPLPLCSCGVVPTAVSLYKKGASKGATVSFLVSTPETGVDSIAISWALLDPLMTIARPIAAFLTAMLTGSFENLFGENGSRKEIDSEHVCIVCGEEKVRTSHHHGFGAKVTGGMKYAFGELLGDISKWFLIGMIIAGAITYFVPEGLITEQAGYGWPTMLLMALVGIPLYMCATSSTPIAAALIAKGVSPGAALVFLLTGPVTNAASLTVVAKFLGVRATVVYLVSIFASSLLFGWGLNWIYRISGLDAVSIVGKGAELIPFWLKVGGGLGLLLLMVNSMIQLRKERTCENHG
- a CDS encoding phosphopyruvate hydratase is translated as MSEISKLRAREILDSRGNPTVEVDVELKSGVRATASAPSGASTGKHEAVELRDKDPQRYFGKGVMKAVSNVNEKINEAIVKKPFENPDEIDRLLLELDKSKEKNKSTIGANATCAVSMAVRKAVAAERDIELFGLFSETGPMLLPVPMINIINGGRHASSSLDVQEFMVVPDGASTFSLAIRMASEIFHALKLELENRGLSTLVGDEGGFAPDLESNQQALDLVTLAIEKAGYEAGKDAHIAIDVAASELYESDKYVFRWSDGSSKGSDEMIHVYEKWIDGYPIISIEDGLAEDDWKGWKNMTEVLGKKVQLVGDDIFVTNTKRLERGFAEGICNSVLVKVNQIGTVMEAHEVVKAAFDHGYNVVVSHRSGETEDSTIADLAVGWAACQIKSGSTCRSERLAKYNRILRIEDRLGTEAKYCGKHKNPYERFSNWRKSSRS
- a CDS encoding glycerate kinase; amino-acid sequence: MEKVLKKLRKDAFLIFEAGLSAVSAKDAVEKALILENGMLRVREREYNLSSYARIYLLGGGKASADMVAALHEVLGDTIAGGVVSVPHGQGGKAGKVRLLEASHPEPDQSGVENTREILRVAGQAGRDDLVFCVISGGGSSLLIAPPDGISLADIVEMNKALLMCGADIKEINTIRKHVSTIKGGRLARKIYPASLVTLVVSDVVGDDLASIASGPTVPDTTSYGECLGIVEKYGLCGRIPDAVIQHLQRGADGMVEESVGDGDEAFKNTHSIVVASNSTAVKAASARAKEMRYGVVSMSSSVVGDTHDAAHSHVRLAKKVLTKNDPVAPPACIISGGETTVKVRGHGKGGRNQEFVLSAAAEIEGLPIAVLSMGTDGIDGLTDAAGAICDGKTMARARELQLEATSYLNNNDSYNFFARLGDLVMTGPTGTNVSDIHIIIIGKPT
- a CDS encoding TetR/AcrR family transcriptional regulator, whose amino-acid sequence is MKISRKEREREVRKQEILAAAKALFAKEGYHGAALDEIALRAEFSKASLYTYFKDKEDLFYAVLEDGMDRLLEKVREIANQELPPLSKLELMVKGVVEYLEDDRDFFRVFNPERVRMTDMRDAHLNKRILPKLNAFVEVAALVVKEGIDQEKIKKVDPLEVANLLFGMIHSVVAQWLLEGAKEPLAERSKVILDVFLGGIQSRKGRK
- a CDS encoding TolC family protein, with amino-acid sequence MNQFLLCFTILSLVASLGGSLEAQQPMALTLDRAIDMCLSRNWEVKAGLHKVAEAEGGVISARAGFMPTLNLRGSYTRLSEIPSLDMETPILGMQQVPVFGPMGDTIGYTYTLDFVGMEKLGFDMGEEDNYLASVGVTQPIFTWGRTLNGYWLAKHNLNASREDYRKKKQNAVFSVITSFYSVLVGREFLKLTEESYAQVARHAESAARLYREGKASRLDLMRANVARDNMKPQLLKARNSVELAIDGLKLAIGLDAVKQVEIKGELLYEPAEYNFEENLSAATIYRPDLLAAKERKKMASKAFAIAQAGNKPTIVARANYDYKKPYNFKNDWGTDWSATVALSFPIFSGFSTMGESRRAKAQLEQAEVAEGGLKALVELEVKSAYLALKEAEESIKSQKKNIEEAEEAYRIAEEQFENGLLSNIEYLDTQLALSQAKANYVKALGEFNIARAALDRAVGKDY
- a CDS encoding efflux RND transporter periplasmic adaptor subunit, translated to MKKTVIWIIVAAFILLIGYRVVQRVGQRRASGLIEEKRSVPVRVMEVTRASIREILSFTGDIKGKEQVNVYSEVPGRIRSYAVREGQWVKKDGLLATVDRGITGLEFEPAKIRSPIGGIVGRVFLDIGDVVAPQVPVALVVRMNKVEVTINVVERDIPKVKTGLQASIKVDAYPDMSFEGKVTMMSPVVDPISRTSRAEITVDNRKGFLKPGMFARVDLVVREEKNTVVVPADAVLGRIERYAFVVEQGKAVRKPVSLGIRENNRVQVIEGLDASDTLVVVGQRVVDDGEEVTIVVE